In one window of Streptomyces sp. NBC_01224 DNA:
- the eccE gene encoding type VII secretion protein EccE: protein MGAATRERTGRSTHRASSPSRRQHGNEPAGAAPAPSVNAPAATTLRPISRTGRLGPLLRQMVLVEAALAVAAVGAALGGPWLVPAVAVACLLVLLAVVRRRGRAVQDWLSTTLSLRDRRRTAVASAADAEPQLAPVAESVPGFAPYIYVDRDRRTVGMLGDGTFLTAVVRVEAGGESLRQALGARALPLSLLGDALSVDDIVLESAQLVQQVRPAPAQHLPQQSAARLSYTPLQEQAGAPALRMTWVAVKLDPELCREAVEARGGGIGGAQRCLVRVADHVASRITGAGFRAVVLDQEELHSAVATSACANPILSARVGRQNAAPQRRTMETSRVWRCDDRWHTAYAVDRWPELGRGATPLPRLVSLLTSVPAYATTFSLTVRRGSHQGAVSVSGHVRITGGSDTELVGVRRTLEQAARHAKVGLVRLDREQLPGVLATLPLGGAQ from the coding sequence ATGGGTGCAGCGACGCGCGAGCGCACGGGGCGGTCTACCCATCGAGCGTCCAGCCCTTCTCGAAGGCAACACGGCAACGAGCCGGCCGGCGCAGCACCCGCCCCGTCGGTGAACGCCCCCGCGGCGACGACTCTGCGGCCGATCTCGCGGACCGGTCGCCTCGGTCCCCTGCTCCGCCAGATGGTGCTCGTCGAGGCGGCCCTGGCGGTCGCCGCGGTGGGTGCCGCGCTCGGCGGTCCCTGGCTGGTGCCCGCAGTCGCGGTCGCCTGCCTGCTGGTGCTTCTCGCGGTGGTACGTCGCCGGGGCCGCGCCGTGCAGGACTGGCTGTCGACGACACTCTCCCTCCGCGATCGCAGGCGGACCGCCGTGGCATCCGCCGCGGATGCGGAGCCTCAGTTGGCGCCGGTCGCGGAAAGTGTGCCGGGATTCGCTCCGTACATCTACGTCGACCGGGACCGCCGCACGGTGGGCATGCTCGGGGACGGCACGTTCCTGACCGCTGTCGTACGGGTCGAGGCCGGCGGTGAATCGCTCCGCCAGGCGCTCGGTGCGCGGGCGCTTCCGCTGTCCCTCCTGGGCGATGCCCTCTCGGTGGACGACATCGTGCTGGAGTCCGCGCAGCTCGTGCAGCAGGTACGCCCCGCTCCGGCGCAGCATCTGCCGCAGCAGTCGGCGGCGCGGCTCTCCTACACCCCCCTTCAGGAGCAGGCCGGGGCGCCCGCGCTGCGGATGACCTGGGTGGCTGTGAAACTGGATCCGGAACTGTGCCGGGAGGCGGTCGAGGCGCGCGGGGGCGGAATCGGCGGAGCTCAGCGCTGTCTGGTTCGGGTTGCGGACCATGTGGCGAGCCGGATCACCGGCGCCGGATTCCGGGCCGTGGTGCTGGATCAGGAAGAGCTGCACTCCGCCGTGGCGACATCCGCGTGTGCCAATCCCATCCTGTCGGCCCGCGTCGGACGTCAGAATGCCGCGCCGCAGCGGCGGACGATGGAGACATCGAGGGTCTGGCGGTGCGACGACCGTTGGCACACCGCCTATGCGGTGGACCGTTGGCCCGAGTTGGGCCGGGGGGCGACTCCTCTCCCGCGCCTCGTATCGCTGCTGACCTCGGTCCCCGCGTATGCGACGACCTTCAGCCTGACGGTGCGGCGTGGTTCCCACCAGGGCGCTGTGTCCGTGTCCGGTCACGTACGGATCACTGGCGGATCCGATACCGAACTGGTCGGGGTACGAAGGACATTGGAGCAAGCCGCACGGCACGCCAAGGTCGGCCTGGTGCGGCTGGACCGCGAGCAGCTGCCGGGCGTGCTGGCGACGCTCCCGCTGGGAGGCGCACAATGA
- a CDS encoding DUF397 domain-containing protein, with protein MGTQQEKEELYALDISDVEWLSAPGTENVEERVEIAHLPGGAVAMRSSLEPETVLRYTEAEWRAFVLGARDGEFDLT; from the coding sequence ATGGGCACCCAGCAGGAAAAGGAAGAGCTCTACGCTCTCGACATCTCGGATGTGGAGTGGCTGAGCGCACCAGGGACCGAGAACGTCGAGGAACGGGTCGAGATCGCGCATCTGCCAGGCGGTGCAGTCGCCATGCGCTCGTCACTGGAACCGGAGACCGTGTTGCGGTACACGGAGGCCGAGTGGCGCGCCTTCGTACTGGGCGCACGGGACGGTGAGTTCGACCTCACGTAG